A stretch of the Vitis vinifera cultivar Pinot Noir 40024 chromosome 16, ASM3070453v1 genome encodes the following:
- the LOC100257321 gene encoding calcium-dependent protein kinase 26 isoform X1, with product MAVAKSNSSSESSTKAPHCYKVESLKETILDTDQTSNLKDRFVLGEQLGWGQFGVIRACSDKLAGEVLACKSIAKDRLVTQDDVRSVKLEIEIMTKLSGHPNVVDLKAVYEEEDYVHLVMELCAGGELFHQLEKHGRFSEAEARVLFRHLMEVVMYCHDKGIVHRDLKPENILLATKASSSPIKLADFGLATYIKPGQSLYGTVGSPFYIAPEVLAGGYNQAADVWSAGVILYILLSGMPPFWGKTKSRIFDAVRAADLRFPSDPWDQLSGSAEELIRGMLCRDPSQRLTAQEVLDHSWIRDHAQSSEEPREHENQSYEHLGEGGSSFSTFMTRNQDISFGTGPRVICDAQSPQFTCRSSFTSFGLEPSTPCFASGGFSFGSTDEPNTLEFSSPVPSMPSFAFFSPCPITVQESYTLDLSANISTVNAIQKEASLGRLFMLSDSSVCLGHEAKDIHYKTAEVKRTGGTSGYRMSGIHKRNRTIGLGEFDQLDLVVTESVIRWASCTHLPTASSLRSSLVC from the exons ATGGCTGTTGCCAAGAGCAACAGCAGCAGTGAATCATCGACCAAAGCCCCTCATTGTTACAAAGTTGAAAGCTTGAAGGAAACCATATTGGACACAGACCAGACCTCAAATTTGAAAGACCGATTTGTTCTTGGGGAGCAGTTGGGTTGGGGACAGTTTGGTGTTATTAGGGCTTGCTCTGATAAGTTAGCTGGAGAGGTGTTGGCATGCAAGTCAATTGCCAAAGACAGGTTGGTCACTCAGGATGATGTGCGGAGTGTGAAACTTGAGATTGAAATAATGACCAAGTTATCGGGGCACCCAAATGTTGTGGATCTCAAAGCAGTTTATGAGGAGGAAGATTATGTTCATTTGGTGATGGAGCTTTGTGCTGGTGGAGAACTCTTTCACCAGTTAGAGAAGCATGGAAGGTTCTCTGAAGCCGAGGCTAGGGTTCTCTTTAGGCATCTGATGGAAGTGGTGATGTATTGCCATGACAAAGGTATTGTTCATAGAGATCTGAAGCCTGAGAACATCCTCTTGGCCACAAAAGCATCATCCTCACCAATTAAATTGGCTGATTTTGGTCTTGCAACCTACATCAAGCCTG GGCAGAGTTTGTATGGGACTGTTGGGAGTCCATTTTACATAGCTCCTGAGGTACTGGCAGGGGGTTATAACCAGGCTGCCGATGTATGGAGCGCCGGAGTTATTCTCTATATTCTTCTTAGTGGGATGCCGCCATTTTGGGGAAAGACTAAGTCAAGGATATTTGATGCTGTTAGGGCAGCTGATCTACGGTTTCCATCTGATCCTTGGGACCAGCTATCTGGTTCTGCTGAGGAATTAATTAGGGGAATGCTCTGTAGGGATCCTTCTCAAAGGCTCACAGCTCAGGAGGTTCTag ATCACTCATGGATTAGGGACCATGCACAATCTTCTGAGGAACCACGTGAACATGAAAACCAAAGTTATGAACACTTGGGTGAAGGCGGAAGCTCTTTCTCTACTTTTATGACTAGGAATCAGGACATCAGCTTTGGCACTGGACCACGTGTTATTTGTGATGCCCAGTCACCTCAATTCACATGCAGATCATCCTTTACTTCCTTTGGGTTGGAACCATCAACACCTTGCTTTGCATCTGGTGGGTTTTCTTTTGGCAGCACTGATGAGCCCAACACCTTGGAATTCTCATCTCCTGTTCCCTCAATGCCAAGCTTCGCATTCTTCAGCCCTTGCCCCATCACCGTGCAAGAGAGTTATACATTGGATCTTTCAGCCAACATATCCACTGTAAATGCAATTCAGAAAG AGGCAAGCTTAGGAAGGCTGTTTATGTTGTCAGATTCTTCTGTTTGCCTTGGGCATGAAGCAAAAGACATTCATTACAAGACAGCTGAAGTGAAGAGGACTGGAGGAACATCTGGGTATAGGATGTCGGGCATTCACAAGAGGAACAGAACAATTGGCCTTGGTGAATTTGATCAGCTTGATTTAGTGGTAACTGAATCAGTGATTCGTTGGGCATCATGCACACATCTCCCCACTGCATCATCACTTAGATCTTCTCTCGTCTGTTGA
- the LOC100257321 gene encoding calcium-dependent protein kinase 26 isoform X2: MAVAKSNSSSESSTKAPHCYKVESLKETILDTDQTSNLKDRFVLGEQLGWGQFGVIRACSDKLAGEVLACKSIAKDRLVTQDDVRSVKLEIEIMTKLSGHPNVVDLKAVYEEEDYVHLVMELCAGGELFHQLEKHGRFSEAEARVLFRHLMEVVMYCHDKGIVHRDLKPENILLATKASSSPIKLADFGLATYIKPGQSLYGTVGSPFYIAPEVLAGGYNQAADVWSAGVILYILLSGMPPFWGKTKSRIFDAVRAADLRFPSDPWDQLSGSAEELIRGMLCRDPSQRLTAQEVLDHSWIRDHAQSSEEPREHENQSYEHLGEGGSSFSTFMTRNQDISFGTGPRVICDAQSPQFTCRSSFTSFGLEPSTPCFASGGFSFGSTDEPNTLEFSSPVPSMPSFAFFSPCPITVQESYTLDLSANISTVNAIQKDSSVCLGHEAKDIHYKTAEVKRTGGTSGYRMSGIHKRNRTIGLGEFDQLDLVVTESVIRWASCTHLPTASSLRSSLVC, translated from the exons ATGGCTGTTGCCAAGAGCAACAGCAGCAGTGAATCATCGACCAAAGCCCCTCATTGTTACAAAGTTGAAAGCTTGAAGGAAACCATATTGGACACAGACCAGACCTCAAATTTGAAAGACCGATTTGTTCTTGGGGAGCAGTTGGGTTGGGGACAGTTTGGTGTTATTAGGGCTTGCTCTGATAAGTTAGCTGGAGAGGTGTTGGCATGCAAGTCAATTGCCAAAGACAGGTTGGTCACTCAGGATGATGTGCGGAGTGTGAAACTTGAGATTGAAATAATGACCAAGTTATCGGGGCACCCAAATGTTGTGGATCTCAAAGCAGTTTATGAGGAGGAAGATTATGTTCATTTGGTGATGGAGCTTTGTGCTGGTGGAGAACTCTTTCACCAGTTAGAGAAGCATGGAAGGTTCTCTGAAGCCGAGGCTAGGGTTCTCTTTAGGCATCTGATGGAAGTGGTGATGTATTGCCATGACAAAGGTATTGTTCATAGAGATCTGAAGCCTGAGAACATCCTCTTGGCCACAAAAGCATCATCCTCACCAATTAAATTGGCTGATTTTGGTCTTGCAACCTACATCAAGCCTG GGCAGAGTTTGTATGGGACTGTTGGGAGTCCATTTTACATAGCTCCTGAGGTACTGGCAGGGGGTTATAACCAGGCTGCCGATGTATGGAGCGCCGGAGTTATTCTCTATATTCTTCTTAGTGGGATGCCGCCATTTTGGGGAAAGACTAAGTCAAGGATATTTGATGCTGTTAGGGCAGCTGATCTACGGTTTCCATCTGATCCTTGGGACCAGCTATCTGGTTCTGCTGAGGAATTAATTAGGGGAATGCTCTGTAGGGATCCTTCTCAAAGGCTCACAGCTCAGGAGGTTCTag ATCACTCATGGATTAGGGACCATGCACAATCTTCTGAGGAACCACGTGAACATGAAAACCAAAGTTATGAACACTTGGGTGAAGGCGGAAGCTCTTTCTCTACTTTTATGACTAGGAATCAGGACATCAGCTTTGGCACTGGACCACGTGTTATTTGTGATGCCCAGTCACCTCAATTCACATGCAGATCATCCTTTACTTCCTTTGGGTTGGAACCATCAACACCTTGCTTTGCATCTGGTGGGTTTTCTTTTGGCAGCACTGATGAGCCCAACACCTTGGAATTCTCATCTCCTGTTCCCTCAATGCCAAGCTTCGCATTCTTCAGCCCTTGCCCCATCACCGTGCAAGAGAGTTATACATTGGATCTTTCAGCCAACATATCCACTGTAAATGCAATTCAGAAAG ATTCTTCTGTTTGCCTTGGGCATGAAGCAAAAGACATTCATTACAAGACAGCTGAAGTGAAGAGGACTGGAGGAACATCTGGGTATAGGATGTCGGGCATTCACAAGAGGAACAGAACAATTGGCCTTGGTGAATTTGATCAGCTTGATTTAGTGGTAACTGAATCAGTGATTCGTTGGGCATCATGCACACATCTCCCCACTGCATCATCACTTAGATCTTCTCTCGTCTGTTGA